The following DNA comes from Brassica oleracea var. oleracea cultivar TO1000 chromosome C5, BOL, whole genome shotgun sequence.
TTTCTGAGAACCGATGAGTAAGTTGGACCAGATTGTGACACATGTTTTTGAGCTACTTCACATTCTTTAGTTTTTCCATCTTTTGAGTCTTGTTTAAAAAGACTGCTCCACTTATCAACACGTGGCGCTCCTCCTGAGTCACCTATCTCCACAAGAGAAGAAGCCGGAATAGCGTTTCTGGATGATGATGATGGTGATGCAACAACATGTTTGGATGTTGATGGTGGTGCCCTTACATATGGTGATGGTTTAAACAAACGTAGCAGCTTGTTTGTCTGAACTCGGTCAAGTTCAAACCAAAAGATCTTCTCATCCTTGTAATTATCAGCAATTACTGGTCCAAACGTTTCTTCAGACAACGGCTCACACTTCACTCGGACACGTACCTTTACCTGAGCAGGGTACGGACTTGGATCTGTACCATTATGAGACCAAGCTTTGGGATCAATGTTCAGCTTTCCTTCACTCGCGGCTTCAAAGACGCCGTGAAGTGTTCTATCACTGTAGTTGAACAAGAACAGCGTCAGACCAGGTTCAATGTTCTTGATGTAAGCCATGTGAGGGCCTGGTAAGCCTGATCACAAAACAAAAATTAATTATCAAAACATGGTCGTTACAAAAGATTAAAGATTTTGCTAAAGAGAAACTAACCAAACAAGTTCTTAGCGTGACACTCTTTGATAGTGCTGAACTTGCATCCAAATATAACACCGCAGAGATCTCCTTTCTGAAGCTTCCTTACAGACATAGTTCCATATAGATTTTGGACATCCTCTTGCTTATAGGTCTCTGTCTTCCTCCCTGCACCCATTGCTTCTCACCTGAAACAGAGAGAAAATCAAAAGTGTTTTAGCTTAAAGAAAAAAGTCTTTTCTGAATGGTTTAACACAAGTATGATGTTACCATGAACATGGTCACGTATCCCGGATTAAGTTTAATTTTCTTTAAATAATTAGTTCAAAATCTTGAATTTCTTTAAAAGTATTTAGCTTAAATTCCATCAAAAAGAATTAGGATAATTATTTTGATTTATTTAAATAAAATCAAACTTTTCACATCTATTTACAATTATAGACATTATCATGAAAAAGTCTCTGAACTAATTCAAATTTTATGATAAGGTTTCCAATTCAAAATATTTTCTAGATCCGCCATTGATCTACTACTAACTTAAGCAAAGATCAAAGGATCTCATACACACATAAGACGAGAAACACTCAGTAAACAAACAAATCGAAAGTTCATGGAAGATCTGATAGATCACGACTCCTTACCTAAACCGAACGATCCTAAGAGAGAAGAGAAGAGAAGAAAGCAGATCCAGAATCGTCAGAGACAACACTTCCTGCAGATTTCAGCTCAGAAATGCATGAAGATCAGGAAAAAAAATTCAAGAGAGAGATTGAATGTTAAAGCTAACTAAAGCTTTAGGGTTCTTTCAATGTTGTCTGAGAAAGTTGAAGAGGACTTTGAAAAAGGAAGATAGTAGAGTGAAACAGAGTAACGCTGCTAATTTTCCTAGACAAGCAAAACTGGCGCGAAATAGAAATCTTTACGAGACGATAATACCCTTTTGTGTTTTGGGATCTGATGCTAAAATGGAAAGTTTATAGGGGAGTTTCGGTAATATCGTTCAGCGAATCAAGACGTTGCAGTTGCAGGGGCATCATGTTAGACCATCATCAAAGGAGAGTGTTGAATTTATTAAGAGTTTAATACACTGTAGTGTGGGGTGTTTTTTTCCTTAGAGAATATATGTAAATTCAAACGAGTTGAATACATTGAAGTAGTTGAAAATGTAAACAAACACTGTCATATTTTGATAGAGTTCATGTGTTTCATTTTTATTGGTTTTCCAAATTTGTAAACATAAACCCATGAACACAGCTAACAGCATACACATTGCAAAAGTATCACATGAACACAACTAACATCATAACAAACAAAACCCACAACATAACTTATAGGATATAGGTTACAGAGATCCTAGAAACTCTTACCTGAGAGAGAGAGAGAGCCTGATAGAGAGGTTGCCGGAGAGAGAGAGAGCGCCTGACAGAGAGAGCGAGAGAGCCGGAGAGAAAGCGCGCCTGAGAGAGAGAGAGAGTCGTAAAGAGAGACTGAGAGAGAGAGGTCGCCGGAGCCTGAGAGAGAGAGAGCCTGAGAGAGAGAGAAAGCGCCTGAGAGAGAGAGAGCCAGAGAGAGAGAGAGCGCCTGAGAGAGAGAGAGACTGAGAGAGAGAGAGCACCTGAGATAGAGAGAGAGAGCGCCTGAGAGAGAGAGAGCCGGAGAGAGAGAGAGAGAGAGAGCCGGAGAGAGAGA
Coding sequences within:
- the LOC106293433 gene encoding uncharacterized protein LOC106293433, producing the protein MGAGRKTETYKQEDVQNLYGTMSVRKLQKGDLCGVIFGCKFSTIKECHAKNLFGLPGPHMAYIKNIEPGLTLFLFNYSDRTLHGVFEAASEGKLNIDPKAWSHNGTDPSPYPAQVKVRVRVKCEPLSEETFGPVIADNYKDEKIFWFELDRVQTNKLLRLFKPSPYVRAPPSTSKHVVASPSSSSRNAIPASSLVEIGDSGGAPRVDKWSSLFKQDSKDGKTKECEVAQKHVSQSGPTYSSVLRNANSESSARREAPSQASKGVLSSRQDVIVNTCEQQSFQPPQNGTSAKAKNIIGPSTGTSAEGAYSEIDWDAASNFHAHLKGLNMILEDTRDKDGYKSFDKGNNTGFASSSSMMQNDWEDERVSWEYEEENNIDKSSCGSSYVTAMSGDAFEDNGEEKEKLCMDVLSEIWAEVKEMKQTQMKQAEYMISLQMDQLESRKEILRLKGLYGSS